In Arthrobacter ramosus, one DNA window encodes the following:
- a CDS encoding DedA family protein — protein sequence MDHILDLPFEVALVALFAVVMVRVNATYWIGRGAAAGMERTRFARALHCPKASKAQAMIQRFGPYAVVLTFLTIGLQTAVNLAAGAGRMPLSRYLPAAIVGSGIWAFVYATIGLAAIDAWLAVMAASPLAAILLVLSFAGLAVCLVMRRRRRTAVAPEDTVV from the coding sequence GTGGACCACATCCTGGACCTGCCCTTTGAGGTGGCGCTCGTGGCTCTTTTCGCTGTGGTGATGGTCCGGGTCAACGCGACGTACTGGATCGGCCGCGGCGCAGCGGCCGGAATGGAACGCACGCGATTCGCACGTGCCTTGCATTGCCCCAAGGCAAGCAAAGCGCAGGCCATGATTCAGCGCTTTGGCCCCTACGCCGTCGTGCTGACCTTCCTTACTATCGGACTCCAAACCGCCGTCAACCTGGCTGCGGGGGCTGGAAGAATGCCACTCAGCCGGTATCTCCCTGCGGCAATAGTAGGCTCCGGCATCTGGGCCTTCGTCTACGCGACCATCGGACTGGCGGCGATAGATGCGTGGCTTGCGGTCATGGCGGCCTCCCCTTTGGCCGCCATTCTCCTGGTCCTCTCATTTGCCGGACTTGCCGTCTGCCTGGTCATGCGGCGTCGACGTCGGACGGCTGTGGCGCCAGAAGATACAGTGGTCTGA
- a CDS encoding DUF1918 domain-containing protein — protein sequence MEAAQGDRIIIHGRTVGASDRHGEIIEVRGANGAPPYFVRFDDGHETILYPGGDFTIDRAGGSS from the coding sequence GTGGAAGCAGCCCAGGGAGATCGGATCATCATTCATGGCAGAACGGTCGGGGCGTCCGACCGGCACGGCGAGATCATCGAAGTCCGCGGTGCAAATGGTGCGCCGCCGTACTTCGTGCGTTTTGACGATGGTCACGAGACCATCCTGTATCCGGGTGGTGATTTCACGATCGATCGCGCAGGCGGGAGTTCGTAG
- a CDS encoding thioesterase family protein: MSIELPDLAEGDFYYESLGNGRFRSTIHAQGAWNPHEQHMAPASGIMADALLRHEPRDDVRMARLSYEILGLIPGGEFEITTATVRPGRTIELIQAELSAAGRVAIRATAWRMATSDTSAVAAIEDVAMPAPDECKPWDGAGVWPGGYIRSLEMRIAEGHRAGSGKVWIRTEHPLTDAADSRDLARLVGLVDTANGIAARVSPGKNSYIFPNLDLQVHMYREPAGEWLGLDNMVSFGNDGIGLTSTVLHDISGPFGRAEQILTLRKS; this comes from the coding sequence TTGAGTATTGAGCTTCCGGACCTTGCGGAAGGCGACTTCTACTACGAATCGCTCGGAAATGGGCGGTTCCGCTCGACCATCCACGCCCAGGGCGCATGGAATCCGCACGAGCAGCACATGGCGCCCGCATCGGGCATCATGGCCGATGCCCTGCTCCGCCATGAGCCGCGCGACGACGTCCGGATGGCCCGCCTCAGCTACGAAATCCTGGGCTTGATCCCGGGCGGCGAATTCGAAATCACCACAGCTACGGTCCGCCCCGGCAGGACGATTGAACTGATCCAGGCGGAACTCTCAGCGGCAGGACGCGTGGCTATCCGGGCCACCGCCTGGCGCATGGCTACCAGCGACACGAGTGCCGTCGCCGCCATAGAAGACGTTGCCATGCCGGCCCCGGACGAATGCAAGCCGTGGGACGGTGCGGGCGTGTGGCCGGGTGGCTATATCCGGTCCTTGGAAATGCGGATAGCAGAAGGGCACCGGGCAGGCTCGGGCAAAGTCTGGATCCGCACGGAGCATCCCCTCACCGACGCGGCGGACAGCCGCGATCTCGCGAGGCTCGTTGGACTGGTGGACACAGCCAACGGTATTGCCGCCCGTGTTTCGCCCGGCAAGAACAGCTACATCTTCCCCAACCTTGACCTGCAGGTCCACATGTACCGTGAACCTGCGGGCGAATGGCTGGGCCTGGACAATATGGTCTCCTTCGGCAATGACGGCATCGGCCTGACGTCCACCGTGCTTCACGACATCAGCGGCCCGTTCGGCCGCGCCGAGCAGATCCTCACGCTGAGGAAGAGCTGA
- a CDS encoding polysaccharide deacetylase family protein, translated as MRNPKKNKRLTSILGVLLLAAGALGGIAVPAHAAPPTVVSLTFDDGNDNQLAAEQVLKAHGLVGTFFITTSWIGSPGYLTQANLQTIAGDGNEIGGHTVTHPDLTTLTPSAASAEICNGKSTLESWGFQVSDFAYPFAAENAAVQAEVKNCGFASGRGLGDIRSPASCADCPFAETLPPENPLVTKAPDEVDSTWTLQNLEDLVTNAESTGGWLELTFHHIAVGTDPTLTISPTLFDTFVTWLAARTANRTTSVKTVAQALG; from the coding sequence ATGCGCAACCCAAAAAAGAACAAGCGGCTGACGTCCATCTTGGGCGTCTTGTTGCTCGCCGCGGGCGCCCTCGGCGGAATCGCCGTTCCGGCCCATGCCGCACCCCCGACTGTCGTGAGCCTGACGTTCGATGACGGCAACGACAATCAACTCGCTGCCGAACAGGTACTCAAGGCCCACGGGCTGGTGGGAACCTTCTTCATCACCACCAGCTGGATCGGATCGCCGGGTTACCTGACCCAGGCAAATCTGCAGACCATCGCCGGCGACGGAAACGAGATTGGCGGCCATACCGTTACCCACCCGGATCTGACCACCCTCACCCCTTCGGCCGCCAGCGCGGAAATCTGCAACGGCAAATCGACGCTTGAAAGCTGGGGATTCCAGGTGAGCGACTTTGCCTATCCCTTTGCAGCAGAAAACGCCGCTGTCCAGGCTGAGGTCAAGAACTGCGGATTTGCGAGCGGACGGGGCCTGGGAGATATCCGCTCCCCCGCGAGCTGCGCGGACTGCCCGTTCGCAGAGACCCTTCCTCCGGAAAACCCGCTGGTCACCAAGGCGCCGGATGAAGTAGACAGCACTTGGACCCTGCAGAATCTGGAGGATCTGGTCACCAATGCCGAAAGCACTGGCGGATGGCTCGAGCTGACTTTCCACCACATCGCGGTCGGAACTGATCCGACGCTGACCATCAGCCCGACGCTCTTTGACACTTTCGTCACTTGGCTGGCTGCGCGGACCGCTAACAGAACGACTTCGGTCAAGACGGTGGCCCAGGCCTTGGGGTAA
- a CDS encoding DNA alkylation repair protein, with product MSDAAEFIDEALRRESSWIRAEQAQARLGNRLKQYGSSIGAIRGTVRDALRRHPGLAHDEVTALSSELWEVPVFERRLAAIVLLQSKVHLLTNTDLTRLEGFVREGRLRELVDPLAVDVIGPLIAGLEGQAKTRAGSVMDRWAREGDEWLCRAALMAPLRALRAGGGDWEAFVGHATAGLDAAREMGAEGEVVREAVSTVLNEVAKRRPELQFPSSAA from the coding sequence ATGAGTGACGCCGCCGAGTTCATCGATGAGGCCTTGCGCCGTGAAAGCTCTTGGATCCGTGCAGAGCAGGCGCAGGCACGGCTGGGAAACAGGCTCAAGCAGTACGGATCCTCGATCGGGGCTATCCGTGGAACGGTTCGCGACGCCCTCCGCCGCCACCCGGGACTCGCGCACGACGAGGTCACTGCCTTGAGCTCGGAATTGTGGGAGGTTCCCGTTTTCGAACGCCGGCTCGCGGCAATCGTCCTTCTGCAGTCCAAGGTCCATCTGCTGACGAATACCGATCTGACGCGGCTCGAGGGTTTTGTCCGTGAAGGAAGGCTGCGCGAACTGGTCGATCCGCTAGCGGTTGACGTGATCGGACCTTTGATTGCCGGGCTGGAAGGGCAGGCCAAGACGCGGGCTGGAAGCGTGATGGATCGGTGGGCCCGGGAGGGAGACGAGTGGCTGTGCCGCGCCGCCCTGATGGCGCCGCTGAGGGCGCTCCGGGCCGGGGGAGGCGACTGGGAAGCGTTTGTAGGCCACGCCACGGCGGGGCTGGACGCCGCTCGGGAAATGGGCGCGGAGGGGGAGGTGGTCAGAGAAGCGGTATCCACCGTTCTGAACGAGGTTGCCAAGCGACGGCCTGAGCTGCAATTCCCATCGTCAGCCGCTTGA